Proteins found in one Oryza glaberrima chromosome 4, OglaRS2, whole genome shotgun sequence genomic segment:
- the LOC127769289 gene encoding protease Do-like 8, chloroplastic isoform X1, translating to MHCLACAAPAARAPGSRVGGGGRRRMAIECAASSPFTRDGEETAPRSMMETYGEMSSKPVLLASRRKLIALSSFCFCLHSSRYFSALALGDPSVKIDDVTPKIFPSGPLFPTEKRIAQLFETNTYSVVNIFDATLRPQLNVTGVVEIPEGNGSGVVWDDSGHIVTNYHVVGNALSKKPKPGEVVARVNILAADGIQKNFEGKLVGADRSKDLAVLKVDAPTDLLKPINVGQTSALRVGQQCLAIGNPFGFDHALTVGVISGLNRDIFSQAGVTIGGGIQTDAAINPGNSGGPLLDSKGHMIGINTAIFTQTGTSAGVGFAIPSSTVLKIAPQLIQFGKVRRAGLNVEFAPDPIAYQLNVRTGSLILQVPGGSAAAKAGLVPTSRGFAGNIVLGDVIVAVDGKPIKGKSDLSRVLDDYGVGDKVSLTIQRGAETLEVTLPLEEASI from the exons ATGCACTGCCTCGCctgcgccgcgccggccgcgcgggCCCCGGGCagtcgcgtcggcggcggcggccgccggaggATGGCTATCGagtgcgccgcctcctcccccttcacCCGCGACGGCGAGGAAACGGCCCCGAG GTCAATGATGGAAACATATGGTGAAATGTCAAGTAAACCTGTATTGCTTGCGTCAAGGAGGAAGCTTATTGCATTATCATCGTTTTGCTTTTGCTTACATTCTTCAAGGTACTTCTCAG CACTTGCTTTGGGTGATCCATCTGTTAAAATTGATGATGTCACTCCAAAGATTTTTCCATCTGGTCCACTGTTTCCAACTGAG AAACGGATCGCACAGCTTTTTGAAACAAATACTTACTCTGTTGTCAACATTTTTGATGCAACTCTGCGCCCTCAGCTCAATGTAACTGGTGTTGTTGAG ATTCCCGAAGGAAATGGTTCTGGCGTAGTTTGGGATGATTCCGGCCATATTGTTACAAACTACCATG TGGTTGGCAATGCCCTTTCAAAAAAACCAAAGCCTGGCGAAGTTGTTGCGCGTGTCAACATTCTTGCTGCTGATGG GATACAGAAAAATTTTGAAGGCAAATTGGTTGGTGCTGACCGTTCTAAAGATCTTGCTGTTCTCAAG GTGGATGCTCCTACAGATCTGTTGAAGCCAATTAACGTGGGACAAACTTCAGCTCTAAGAGTTGGTCAACAGTGTTTAGCAATTGGAAATCCATTTGGCTTTGACCATGCTCTAACTGTTGGTGTCATCAGTGGTTTAAATCGAGACATTTTCAGTCAAGCTGGAGTAACAATTGGAGGTGGAATTCAAACAGATGCAGCTATTAACCCTGGGAACAG TGGTGGTCCATTGCTGGATTCGAAGGGGCATATGATTGGTATTAATACAGCAATTTTCACACAGACAG GAACATCTGCTGGTGTTGGTTTTGCCATCCCGTCATCAACTGTTCTGAAAATAGCTCCTCAGTTAATTCAGTTTGGAAAA GTTCGCCGTGCTGGCTTGAATGTGGAGTTTGCTCCAGATCCAATCGCATATCAGCTTAATGTTCGCACTGGATCTCTAATATTGCAG GTTCCTGGGGGCAGTGCTGCAGCCAAAGCTGGTCTTGTTCCTACCAGTAGGGGTTTTGCTGGTAACATTGTTCTTGGTGATGTCATTGTTGCGGTGGACGGTAAACCT ATCAAAGGCAAATCTGATCTATCGAGGGTTCTGGATGATTATGGCGTTGGAGACAAGGTGAGCTTGACAATCCAAAGAGGCGCTGAAACTCTGGAGGTAACCTTGCCTTTAGAAGAGGCAAGTATCTGA
- the LOC127772129 gene encoding ATP-dependent RNA helicase SUV3L, mitochondrial, which translates to MAAAAAIAAALLRRSTSSHNHRRILLLPLLSHLQRAAPRSPSPWNPPPHHRFFFSSDVTAEGDSKPRPPLDGKQLWREVSTSEPATGASRLPKATWDAVVALLRRFGKDPAMSDQALALYIPASAFPTYARRFRHFLPARLSLESAEHLLSLPADDAHALLLPTFAEFCVTHLADELRKHESVMAAADLTAPHAWYPFARAMRRRVVYHCGPTNSGKTHNALTRFAAAKSGVYCSPLRLLAMEVFDKVNALGVYCSLRTGQEIKEVPFSNHVACTIEMLSTEEPYEVAVVDEIQMMADPVRGYAWTRAVLGLKADEIHLCGDPSVLKIVRKICADTGDDLEVHQYERFKPLVVEAKTLLGDLKNVRSGDCIVAFSRREIFEVKLAIEKFTKHKCCVIYGALPPETRRQQAKLFNEQDNEYDVLVASDAVGMGLNLNIRRVVFYSLAKYNGDRMVPVAASQVKQIAGRAGRRGSIYPDGLTTTFLLDDLDYLIQCLQQPFEEAKKVGLFPCFEQVESFASQFPDLTFNELLDKFRENCRVDSTYFMCHQESIKKVANMLERIQGLSLKDRYNFCFAPVNIRDPKAMYHLLRFATNYSQSRRVSIAMGMPKGSAKNDTELLDLETKHQVLSMYLWLSHHFEEDHFPHVQKAEEMSINIADLLAKSLAKASWKPTSRQQAKPRRENEEDNDVEQASDDNAKNDSEDGYERSISRIKPFMRKRLDRPSQDPSSLNFVA; encoded by the exons atggccgccgccgccgccatcgccgccgcactCCTCCGCCGCTCCACTTCCTCTCACAACCACCggcgcatcctcctcctcccactcctctcccacctccagcGGGCCGCGCCCCGATCCCCTTCCCCCTGGAACCCGCCGCCCCACCaccgcttcttcttctcctccgacGTGACCGCCGAGGGGGACAGTAAGCCGCGGCCGCCTCTTGACGGGAAGCAGCTATGGCGCGAGGTGTCGACCTCGGAGCCCGCCACCGGCGCGTCGCGCCTCCCGAAGGCCACGTGGGACGCCGTGGTggcgctcctccgccgcttcggCAAGGACCCGGCTATGTCCGACCAAGCCCTCGCGCTCTACATCCCCGCCTCGGCGTTCCCCACCTACGCCCGCCGCTTCCGCCACTTCCTCCCCGCGCGCCTCTCCCTGGAGTCCGCCGagcacctcctctccctcccggccgACGACGcgcacgccctcctcctcccgacctTCGCTGAGTTCTGCGTGACCCACCTCGCGGACGAGCTGAGGAAGCACGAGTCCGTCATGGCCGCGGCGGACCTCACGGCGCCGCACGCGTGGTACCCCTTCGCCCGCGCCATGCGCCGGCGGGTGGTGTACCACTGCGGGCCCACCAACAGCGGCAAGACGCACAACGCGCTCacccgcttcgccgccgccaagtccGGCGTGTACTGCAGCCCGCTCCGGCTCCTCGCCATGGAGGTCTTCGACAAGGTCAATGCCCTGGGCGTCTACTGCAGCCTCCGCACTGGACAGGAGATCAAGGAGGTGCCATTCTCCAACCACGTCGCATGCACGATCGAAATGCTCTCCACGGAGGAGCCCTACGAGGTTGCTGTGGTTGATGAGATACAGATGATGGCTGACCCTGTCAGGGGCTATGCGTGGACACGAGCCGTTCTTGGGCTCAAGGCAGACGAGATACATCTCTGTGGTGACCCTAGTGTTCTGAAGATTGTTCGGAAGATTTGCGCAGATACTGGAGATGATTTGGAGGTGCATCAATATGAGCGCTTCAAACCGCTTGTTGTTGAAGCAAAGACACTGCTTGGAGACCTCAAGAATGTGCGCTCTGGTGACTGCATTGTCGCGTTTTCACGCAGAGAGATATTTGAGGTGAAACTGGCAATCGAGAAGTTTACGAAGCACAAGTGTTGCGTTATATATGGAGCTCTTCCACCAGAGACACGGCGGCAGCAAGCAAAGCTGTTTAATGAGCAGGATAATGAGTATGATGTGCTTGTAGCAAGTGATGCTGTTGGTATGGGATTGAACCTCAACATTAGGAGAGTGGTATTCTATAGTTTGGCCAAGTACAATGGGGACAGGATGGTACCTGTTGCTGCTTCACAGGTAAAACAGATTGCTGGGCGAGCTGGTCGGAGAGGCAGTATTTACCCAGATGGGCTGACAACCACCTTCTTGTTGGATGATTTGGATTATTTGATCCAGTGCCTTCAGCAACCATTTGAGGAAGCGAAGAAAGTTGGTCTATTCCCTTGCTTTGAGCAGGTGGAAAGTTTTGCCAGCCAGTTTCCTGACCTTACCTTCAATGAACTGCTGGATAAGTTCCGTGAAAATTGCCGCGTCGACAGTACATACTTCATGTGTCACCAGGAAAGTATCAAGAAGGTTGCTAATATGCTTGAGAGGATCCAGGGTCTCTCCCTCAAGGATCGCTACAATTTTTGTTTTGCTCCAGTGAATATAAGGGATCCAAAAGCCATGTACCATCTTCTGAGATTTGCTACAAACTATAGCCAAAGCCGTCGTGTTAGCATTGCAATGGGAATGCCAAAGGGTTCTGCAAAGAACGACACTGAGCTTCTGGACCTTGAGACAAAACATCAGGTCCTGTCAATGTACTTGTGGTTGTCACACCATTTTGAGGAAGATCATTTTCCTCATGTGCAGAAAGCTGAGGAAATGTCAATAAATATTGCAGATTTACTTGCTAAGTCACTTGCCAAAGCAAGCTGGAAGCCTACATCAAGACAACAAGCAAAACCAAGACGAGAAAATGAAGAAGACAACGATGTGGAGCAGGCATCAGATGATAATGCAAAGAATGATTCAGAAGATGGTTATGAAAGGTCAATATCACGTATAAAACCGTTCATGAG GAAAAGGCTGGATAGACCTAGTCAGGACCCTTCTTCCTTGAACTTTGTGGCATGA
- the LOC127769481 gene encoding NAP1-related protein 1: MAAAEQKGKKPRTDGAEAEPFDAALLQSIEKLQEIQDEIEKVNEEACDKVLELEQKYNEVRRPVYVRRNEIIKQIPNFWLTAFLSHPMLGELLTEDDQKIFKHLESIDVDDSEDIKSGYSITLTFSPNPYFEDTKLTKTYSFSDDEAVKVKATSIRWKKGMDIANDRAYTKKGDKRILIDESFFTWFNSEKNRSFAHGAMDEVADVIKEDLWPNPLKYFNNEFEEELELLDDDDEVSDDDDEEDDEDQGEGEEDGEEN; this comes from the exons atggcggcggcggagcagaagGGGAAGAAGCCGAGGAccgacggcgcggaggccgaGCCCTTCGACGCCGCCCTGCTGCAGTCCATCGAGAAGCTCCAGGAGATCCAGGACGAGATCGAGAAG GTTAATGAGGAAGCATGTGATAAAGTTCTGGAGTTGGAACAGAAATACAACGAGGTTCGCAGACCAGTTTATGTTCGACGGAATGAAATTATCAAGCAAATTCCTAACTTCTGGCTGACAGCG TTTCTTAGCCATCCTATGCTTGGTGAACTATTAACTGAAGATGATCAAAAG attTTCAAACACTTGGAGTCTATCGACGTGGATGACTCAGAAGATATCAAATCAGGCTACTCCATTACTCTC ACATTCTCCCCCAATCCATATTTTGAAgatacaaagcttacaaaaacaTATTCCTTTAGTGACGACGAAGCAGTCAAAGTAAAGGCTACCTCCATCAGGTGGAAGAAAGGAATG GATATTGCCAATGATCGTGCGTACACGAAGAAAGGGGACAAGCGAATCTTAATTGATGAAAG ttTCTTTACTTGGTTCAATAGTGAAAAGAACAGAAGTTTTGCTCATGGAGCTATGGATGAG GTGGCAGATGTCATCAAGGAAGATCTGTGGCCTAATCCTTTGAAGTACTTCAACAAT GAATTTGAAGAAGAATTAGAGCTACTGGATGACGATGACGAG GTAtctgatgatgacgatgaggaggatgatGAAGACCAAGGTgaaggagaggaggatggaGAGGAGAACTGA
- the LOC127769289 gene encoding protease Do-like 8, chloroplastic isoform X4, translating into MVKCQVNLYCLRQGGSLLHYHRFAFAYILQALALGDPSVKIDDVTPKIFPSGPLFPTEIPEGNGSGVVWDDSGHIVTNYHVVGNALSKKPKPGEVVARVNILAADGIQKNFEGKLVGADRSKDLAVLKVDAPTDLLKPINVGQTSALRVGQQCLAIGNPFGFDHALTVGVISGLNRDIFSQAGVTIGGGIQTDAAINPGNSGGPLLDSKGHMIGINTAIFTQTGTSAGVGFAIPSSTVLKIAPQLIQFGKVRRAGLNVEFAPDPIAYQLNVRTGSLILQVPGGSAAAKAGLVPTSRGFAGNIVLGDVIVAVDGKPIKGKSDLSRVLDDYGVGDKVSLTIQRGAETLEVTLPLEEASI; encoded by the exons ATGGTGAAATGTCAAGTAAACCTGTATTGCTTGCGTCAAGGAGGAAGCTTATTGCATTATCATCGTTTTGCTTTTGCTTACATTCTTCAAG CACTTGCTTTGGGTGATCCATCTGTTAAAATTGATGATGTCACTCCAAAGATTTTTCCATCTGGTCCACTGTTTCCAACTGAG ATTCCCGAAGGAAATGGTTCTGGCGTAGTTTGGGATGATTCCGGCCATATTGTTACAAACTACCATG TGGTTGGCAATGCCCTTTCAAAAAAACCAAAGCCTGGCGAAGTTGTTGCGCGTGTCAACATTCTTGCTGCTGATGG GATACAGAAAAATTTTGAAGGCAAATTGGTTGGTGCTGACCGTTCTAAAGATCTTGCTGTTCTCAAG GTGGATGCTCCTACAGATCTGTTGAAGCCAATTAACGTGGGACAAACTTCAGCTCTAAGAGTTGGTCAACAGTGTTTAGCAATTGGAAATCCATTTGGCTTTGACCATGCTCTAACTGTTGGTGTCATCAGTGGTTTAAATCGAGACATTTTCAGTCAAGCTGGAGTAACAATTGGAGGTGGAATTCAAACAGATGCAGCTATTAACCCTGGGAACAG TGGTGGTCCATTGCTGGATTCGAAGGGGCATATGATTGGTATTAATACAGCAATTTTCACACAGACAG GAACATCTGCTGGTGTTGGTTTTGCCATCCCGTCATCAACTGTTCTGAAAATAGCTCCTCAGTTAATTCAGTTTGGAAAA GTTCGCCGTGCTGGCTTGAATGTGGAGTTTGCTCCAGATCCAATCGCATATCAGCTTAATGTTCGCACTGGATCTCTAATATTGCAG GTTCCTGGGGGCAGTGCTGCAGCCAAAGCTGGTCTTGTTCCTACCAGTAGGGGTTTTGCTGGTAACATTGTTCTTGGTGATGTCATTGTTGCGGTGGACGGTAAACCT ATCAAAGGCAAATCTGATCTATCGAGGGTTCTGGATGATTATGGCGTTGGAGACAAGGTGAGCTTGACAATCCAAAGAGGCGCTGAAACTCTGGAGGTAACCTTGCCTTTAGAAGAGGCAAGTATCTGA
- the LOC127769289 gene encoding protease Do-like 8, chloroplastic isoform X2, with the protein MHCLACAAPAARAPGSRVGGGGRRRMAIECAASSPFTRDGEETAPRSMMETYGEMSSKPVLLASRRKLIALSSFCFCLHSSRYFSALALGDPSVKIDDVTPKIFPSGPLFPTEIPEGNGSGVVWDDSGHIVTNYHVVGNALSKKPKPGEVVARVNILAADGIQKNFEGKLVGADRSKDLAVLKVDAPTDLLKPINVGQTSALRVGQQCLAIGNPFGFDHALTVGVISGLNRDIFSQAGVTIGGGIQTDAAINPGNSGGPLLDSKGHMIGINTAIFTQTGTSAGVGFAIPSSTVLKIAPQLIQFGKVRRAGLNVEFAPDPIAYQLNVRTGSLILQVPGGSAAAKAGLVPTSRGFAGNIVLGDVIVAVDGKPIKGKSDLSRVLDDYGVGDKVSLTIQRGAETLEVTLPLEEASI; encoded by the exons ATGCACTGCCTCGCctgcgccgcgccggccgcgcgggCCCCGGGCagtcgcgtcggcggcggcggccgccggaggATGGCTATCGagtgcgccgcctcctcccccttcacCCGCGACGGCGAGGAAACGGCCCCGAG GTCAATGATGGAAACATATGGTGAAATGTCAAGTAAACCTGTATTGCTTGCGTCAAGGAGGAAGCTTATTGCATTATCATCGTTTTGCTTTTGCTTACATTCTTCAAGGTACTTCTCAG CACTTGCTTTGGGTGATCCATCTGTTAAAATTGATGATGTCACTCCAAAGATTTTTCCATCTGGTCCACTGTTTCCAACTGAG ATTCCCGAAGGAAATGGTTCTGGCGTAGTTTGGGATGATTCCGGCCATATTGTTACAAACTACCATG TGGTTGGCAATGCCCTTTCAAAAAAACCAAAGCCTGGCGAAGTTGTTGCGCGTGTCAACATTCTTGCTGCTGATGG GATACAGAAAAATTTTGAAGGCAAATTGGTTGGTGCTGACCGTTCTAAAGATCTTGCTGTTCTCAAG GTGGATGCTCCTACAGATCTGTTGAAGCCAATTAACGTGGGACAAACTTCAGCTCTAAGAGTTGGTCAACAGTGTTTAGCAATTGGAAATCCATTTGGCTTTGACCATGCTCTAACTGTTGGTGTCATCAGTGGTTTAAATCGAGACATTTTCAGTCAAGCTGGAGTAACAATTGGAGGTGGAATTCAAACAGATGCAGCTATTAACCCTGGGAACAG TGGTGGTCCATTGCTGGATTCGAAGGGGCATATGATTGGTATTAATACAGCAATTTTCACACAGACAG GAACATCTGCTGGTGTTGGTTTTGCCATCCCGTCATCAACTGTTCTGAAAATAGCTCCTCAGTTAATTCAGTTTGGAAAA GTTCGCCGTGCTGGCTTGAATGTGGAGTTTGCTCCAGATCCAATCGCATATCAGCTTAATGTTCGCACTGGATCTCTAATATTGCAG GTTCCTGGGGGCAGTGCTGCAGCCAAAGCTGGTCTTGTTCCTACCAGTAGGGGTTTTGCTGGTAACATTGTTCTTGGTGATGTCATTGTTGCGGTGGACGGTAAACCT ATCAAAGGCAAATCTGATCTATCGAGGGTTCTGGATGATTATGGCGTTGGAGACAAGGTGAGCTTGACAATCCAAAGAGGCGCTGAAACTCTGGAGGTAACCTTGCCTTTAGAAGAGGCAAGTATCTGA
- the LOC127770524 gene encoding uncharacterized protein LOC127770524, whose protein sequence is MSGERCAGRPLFGGAISSTFPVRFQDASNIRQVPDHQEVFVDPARDESLIFELLDLKGEVEDGGSALWFLRDIANEQDAGDNLVVEHSGTIELGGLRFGDAPAVAGTAVGQLAISKGRQGREAQNIVRLYLANIRLKNAATDVVITAYEPLLINPLSESASAVAAGPAVPAEQAGCLAMSEIFKLAVMNFNVHDWNLFNGSS, encoded by the exons ATGTCCGGCGAGAGATGCGCCGGGCGGCCGCTGTTCGGCGGCGCCATCTCCAGCACCTTCCCCGTCCGGTTCCAG GATGCGAGCAACATCAGGCAAGTCCCCGACCATCAG GAGGTGTTCGTTGACCCGGCCCGCGACGAGAGCCTCATCTTCGAGCTGCTCGACCTCAAGGGCGAGGTAgaggacggcggcagcgcgctCTGGTTCCTGCGCGACATCGCCAACGAGCAGGACGCGGGGGACAACTTG GTAGTTGAGCACTCTGGGACGATCGAGCTAGGTGGTCTGCGATTTGGAGATGCTCCTGCAGTGGCTGGAACTGCGGTTGGTCAGCTG GCTATCTCAAAAGGAAGGCAAGGCAGAGAAGCACAGAACATTGTTCGA CTTTACTTGGCCAATATACGCCTCAAGAATGCAGCTACTGATGTAGTTATTACTGCATATGAGCCACTGTTGATAAA CCCCTTGAGTGAAAGCGCCAGTGCAGTTGCAGCCGGTCCAGCAGTACCAGCAGAACAAGCAGGATGCTTAGCAATGTCTGAGATCTTCAAGCTCGCCGTGATGAACTTCAATGTCCATGACTGGAATCTTTTCAATGGCAGCAGTTGA
- the LOC127770523 gene encoding glyceraldehyde-3-phosphate dehydrogenase A, chloroplastic: protein MASPMLSAATVPLQGGGLSEFSGLRNSSSLPLRRNATSDDFMNAVSFRTHAVGTSGGARRAPTEAKLKVAINGFGRIGRNFLRCWHGRGDSSPLDVIAINDTGGVKQASHLLKYDSTLGIFDADVKPVGDNAISVDGKVIKVVSDRNPSNLPWGELGIDLVIEGTGVFVDRDGAGKHIQAGAKKVLITAPGKGDIPTYVVGVNADQYSPDEPIISNASCTTNCLAPFVKILDQKFGIIKGTMTTTHSYTGDQRLLDASHRDLRRARAAALNIVPTSTGAAKAVALVLPNLKGKLNGIALRVPTPNVSVVDLVVQVSKKTLAEEVNQAFRDSAANELKGILEVCDVPLVSVDFRCSDVSCTIDASLSMVMGDDMVKVIAWYDNEWGYSQRVVDLADIVANQWK from the exons ATGGCGTCGCCCAtgctctccgccgccaccgtgccaCTCCAG GGAGGCGGCTTGTCGGAGTTCTCCGGCCTGAGGaactcgtcgtcgctgccgctgcggcGGAATGCCACCTCCGACGACTTCATGAACGCGGTCTCCTTCAGGACCCACGCG GTTGGCACGagcggcggggcgcggcgggcgccgaCGGAGGCGAAGCTGAAGGTGGCGATCAACGGGTTCGGCCGCATCGGGCGCAACTTCCTGCGGTGCTGGCACGGGCGCGGCGACAGCTCGCCCCTCGACGTCATCGCCATCAACGACACCGGAGGCGTGAAGCAGGCGTCGCACCTCCTCAAGTACGACTCCACGCTCGGCATCTTCGACGCCGACGTCAAGCCCGTGGGCGACAACGCCATCTCCGTCGACGGCAAGGTGATCAAGGTCGTCTCCGACCGCAACCCGTCCAACCTGCCGTGGGGCGAGCTCGGCATCGACCTCGTCATCGAGGGCACCGGTGTGTTCGTCGACCGCGACGGCGCGGGCAAGCACATCCAGGCCGGCGCCAAGAAGGTGCTCATCACCGCTCCCGGCAAGGGTGACATCCCCACCTACGTCGTCGGCGTCAATGCCGACCAGTACAGCCCCGACGAGCCCATCATCAGCAACGCCTCCTGCACCACCAACTGCCTCGCCCCCTTCGTGAAGATCCTCGACCAGAAGTTCG GCATCATCAAGGGGACGATGACCACCACCCACTCCTACACCGGCGACCAGAGGCTGCTCGACGCGAGCCACCGTGACCTccggcgcgcgcgtgcggcggcgctgAACATCGTGCCGACGTCCACCGGCGCGGCCAAGGCCGTGGCGCTGGTGCTCCCGAACCTCAAGGGGAAGCTCAACGGGATCGCGCTCCGGGTGCCGACGCCGAACGTGTCCGTGGTCGACCTCGTGGTGCAGGTGTCCAAGAAGACCCTCGCCGAGGAGGTGAACCAGGCGTTCCGCGACAGCGCCGCCAACGAGCTCAAGGGCATCCTCGAGGTCTGCGACGTGCCGCTCGTGTCCGTCGACTTCAGGTGCTCCGACGTGTCGTGCACCATCGACGCGTCGCTCAGCATGGTCATGGGCGACGACATGGTGAAGGTCATCGCCTGGTACGACAACGAGTGGGGATACTCGCAGAGGGTCGTCGACCTCGCCGACATCGTCGCCAACCAGTGGAAGTGA
- the LOC127769289 gene encoding protease Do-like 8, chloroplastic isoform X3, with protein sequence MVKCQVNLYCLRQGGSLLHYHRFAFAYILQALALGDPSVKIDDVTPKIFPSGPLFPTEKRIAQLFETNTYSVVNIFDATLRPQLNVTGVVEIPEGNGSGVVWDDSGHIVTNYHVVGNALSKKPKPGEVVARVNILAADGIQKNFEGKLVGADRSKDLAVLKVDAPTDLLKPINVGQTSALRVGQQCLAIGNPFGFDHALTVGVISGLNRDIFSQAGVTIGGGIQTDAAINPGNSGGPLLDSKGHMIGINTAIFTQTGTSAGVGFAIPSSTVLKIAPQLIQFGKVRRAGLNVEFAPDPIAYQLNVRTGSLILQVPGGSAAAKAGLVPTSRGFAGNIVLGDVIVAVDGKPIKGKSDLSRVLDDYGVGDKVSLTIQRGAETLEVTLPLEEASI encoded by the exons ATGGTGAAATGTCAAGTAAACCTGTATTGCTTGCGTCAAGGAGGAAGCTTATTGCATTATCATCGTTTTGCTTTTGCTTACATTCTTCAAG CACTTGCTTTGGGTGATCCATCTGTTAAAATTGATGATGTCACTCCAAAGATTTTTCCATCTGGTCCACTGTTTCCAACTGAG AAACGGATCGCACAGCTTTTTGAAACAAATACTTACTCTGTTGTCAACATTTTTGATGCAACTCTGCGCCCTCAGCTCAATGTAACTGGTGTTGTTGAG ATTCCCGAAGGAAATGGTTCTGGCGTAGTTTGGGATGATTCCGGCCATATTGTTACAAACTACCATG TGGTTGGCAATGCCCTTTCAAAAAAACCAAAGCCTGGCGAAGTTGTTGCGCGTGTCAACATTCTTGCTGCTGATGG GATACAGAAAAATTTTGAAGGCAAATTGGTTGGTGCTGACCGTTCTAAAGATCTTGCTGTTCTCAAG GTGGATGCTCCTACAGATCTGTTGAAGCCAATTAACGTGGGACAAACTTCAGCTCTAAGAGTTGGTCAACAGTGTTTAGCAATTGGAAATCCATTTGGCTTTGACCATGCTCTAACTGTTGGTGTCATCAGTGGTTTAAATCGAGACATTTTCAGTCAAGCTGGAGTAACAATTGGAGGTGGAATTCAAACAGATGCAGCTATTAACCCTGGGAACAG TGGTGGTCCATTGCTGGATTCGAAGGGGCATATGATTGGTATTAATACAGCAATTTTCACACAGACAG GAACATCTGCTGGTGTTGGTTTTGCCATCCCGTCATCAACTGTTCTGAAAATAGCTCCTCAGTTAATTCAGTTTGGAAAA GTTCGCCGTGCTGGCTTGAATGTGGAGTTTGCTCCAGATCCAATCGCATATCAGCTTAATGTTCGCACTGGATCTCTAATATTGCAG GTTCCTGGGGGCAGTGCTGCAGCCAAAGCTGGTCTTGTTCCTACCAGTAGGGGTTTTGCTGGTAACATTGTTCTTGGTGATGTCATTGTTGCGGTGGACGGTAAACCT ATCAAAGGCAAATCTGATCTATCGAGGGTTCTGGATGATTATGGCGTTGGAGACAAGGTGAGCTTGACAATCCAAAGAGGCGCTGAAACTCTGGAGGTAACCTTGCCTTTAGAAGAGGCAAGTATCTGA